The following are encoded in a window of Streptosporangiales bacterium genomic DNA:
- a CDS encoding dihydrofolate synthase, translated as MTRMEEVDRALLQRWPETRMEPSLDRIRLLMDLLGEPQRAFTSIHLTGTNGKTSTARMIDALLRELGLRVGRYSSPHLQDVRERIALEGVPIDEERFVAAYDDILPYVGIVEERLGVPMSFFEVVTGMAYAAFADAPVDVGVVEVGLGGTWDATNVIDASVAVITPISLDHMHLLGDDVEQITTEKAGIIKPDGFAVMAQQPVEAAEIILHRCVEVGATVAREGLEFGVLAQEVAVGGQLVSLRGLETVYEDVFVPLHGGYQANNAVLALAAVEGFSAKKTLDDELVRAAFAGVSSPGRLEVVRRSPTVLVDSSHNPAGMRATVAALDESFSFQRLVGVVAAMGDKDVPGLLETLEPVLDRIVVTRNTSDRSMPPGELGELAEQIFGGDRVTVVDRLDAALDVAIGQAEEGSDLVASGLGVLVTGSVVTAGDARLLLGGEIA; from the coding sequence ATGACACGCATGGAGGAGGTCGACCGCGCGCTGCTGCAGCGGTGGCCCGAGACGCGGATGGAGCCGAGCCTCGACCGGATCCGGCTGCTGATGGACCTGCTCGGCGAGCCGCAGCGCGCGTTCACGTCCATCCACCTCACCGGCACCAACGGCAAGACGAGCACCGCGCGGATGATCGACGCGCTGCTGCGCGAGCTCGGCCTGCGCGTGGGTCGGTACTCCAGCCCGCACCTGCAGGACGTCCGCGAGCGGATCGCGCTGGAGGGCGTGCCGATCGACGAGGAGCGCTTCGTCGCGGCGTACGACGACATCCTCCCGTACGTCGGCATCGTCGAGGAGCGGCTCGGCGTGCCGATGAGCTTCTTCGAGGTCGTCACCGGCATGGCCTACGCCGCGTTCGCCGACGCACCCGTCGACGTCGGCGTGGTCGAGGTCGGCCTCGGCGGGACGTGGGACGCGACGAACGTGATCGACGCGTCCGTCGCCGTCATCACTCCGATCTCGCTCGACCACATGCACCTGCTCGGCGACGACGTCGAGCAGATCACCACGGAGAAGGCGGGCATCATCAAGCCGGACGGCTTCGCCGTGATGGCGCAGCAGCCGGTGGAGGCCGCCGAGATCATCCTGCACCGCTGCGTCGAGGTCGGCGCGACGGTCGCCCGCGAGGGCCTGGAGTTCGGCGTGCTCGCGCAGGAGGTCGCCGTCGGTGGGCAGCTCGTCAGCCTGCGCGGCCTCGAGACCGTCTACGAGGACGTGTTCGTGCCGCTGCACGGCGGGTACCAGGCGAACAACGCGGTCCTTGCGCTCGCCGCCGTCGAGGGGTTCAGCGCGAAGAAGACCCTCGACGACGAGCTCGTCCGCGCCGCGTTCGCCGGGGTCAGCTCGCCGGGACGGCTGGAGGTCGTGCGGCGCAGCCCGACGGTGCTCGTCGACTCCTCGCACAACCCCGCGGGCATGCGCGCCACCGTCGCCGCGCTCGACGAGTCGTTCTCGTTCCAGCGGCTCGTCGGTGTCGTCGCCGCGATGGGCGACAAGGACGTCCCCGGGCTCCTCGAGACGCTGGAGCCCGTCCTCGACCGCATCGTCGTGACGAGGAACACCTCCGACCGGTCGATGCCGCCCGGCGAGCTCGGCGAGCTCGCCGAGCAGATCTTCGGCGGCGACCGCGTCACCGTCGTCGACCGGCTCGACGCGGCGCTCGACGTCGCGATCGGCCAGGCCGAGGAGGGCAGCGACCTCGTCGCGTCCGGGCTCGGCGTGCTCGTGACAGGATCGGTGGTGACCGCGGGCGACGCGCGCCTGCTGCTCGGTGGGGAGATCGCGTGA
- a CDS encoding DUF4233 domain-containing protein → MSEPVGQRVRRPLIDVNKVTRRFCTILLVFEAVVGVLATSVGAYLQGYSPLRAWVVGGTFALLALVLCGFLRHTWAYVVGSVLQLVAIAAGFLVSAMFVLGVIFAGLWVAALWCGRIAHPHER, encoded by the coding sequence ATGAGTGAGCCGGTCGGACAGCGTGTCCGGCGGCCGCTCATCGACGTGAACAAGGTGACCAGGCGGTTCTGCACGATCCTGCTCGTGTTCGAGGCGGTCGTCGGGGTGTTGGCGACCTCGGTCGGCGCCTATCTCCAGGGCTACTCGCCGCTGCGCGCGTGGGTGGTCGGCGGCACGTTCGCGCTGCTCGCGCTCGTGCTGTGCGGGTTCCTCCGGCACACGTGGGCGTACGTCGTCGGCTCGGTGCTGCAGCTGGTCGCGATCGCGGCGGGCTTCCTCGTGTCCGCGATGTTCGTCCTCGGCGTGATCTTCGCCGGGCTGTGGGTGGCGGCGCTGTGGTGCGGGCGCATCGCCCACCCGCACGAGCGTTAG
- a CDS encoding valine--tRNA ligase: MNQTPDTTSRPAELPSQYTPADVEARLYARWTEADLFTADPGSGRPPYTIVIPPPNVTGSLHLGHAFQHTLMDALTRRRRMQGYEALWLPGMDHAGIATQTLVERRLAEEGKSRHDVGREAFVERVWEWKEQYGGQILGQMRRLGDGVDWSRERFTMDEGLSRAVLTMFKRLFDDDLAYRAERIINWCPRCLTALSDIEVDHKDVEGELVSLRYGDGDDSIVVATTRAETMLGDTAVAVHPDDERYKHLVGREVTLPLTGRRIPVVADPHVDPEFGSGAVKVTPAHDPNDFEIGRRHGLPSVTVLDERGQVTAHGPFEGLDRLEARPAVVAALREDGRVVAERRPYTHAVGHCSRCDTVVEPRLSLQWFVRVGPLAKAAGDAVRDGRVTIHPKELEYRYFDWVDNMHDWCISRQLWWGHRIPVWYGPDGEVVCVGPDDEAPTGEGWRQDPDVLDTWFSSGLWPVSTLGWPDDTADLRRFYPTDVLLTGYDILFFWVARMMMFGIYAMADRGPEGAVPFRTIALTGLIRDKHGKKMSKSRGNTVDPLDWMDTYGSDALRFTLARGANPGQDVPIGEEWVQGSRNFCNKLWNAARFALLNGADAGAPLPPVERRTPADRWILSRLHRTLAQVDDLYEDLQFAKVADALFHFTWDEFCDWYVEIAKAQIDRGDDGAAGTRAVLGHVLDHLLRALHPVVPYVTEELWTALTGRETVVTASWPAGDATFADAEAERETSALIDVVTEIRRFRAEQRLRPGQRVPARLDLGSLPLHGSVDVLRALARLDDEGDDFATTATLEVADATVALDLRGAIDVGKERARLTRDLDAAHKSKAQAEGKLGNASFVERAPAEVVEKTRKRVAEADDDIARLQARLAALPEDGS; encoded by the coding sequence GTGAACCAGACCCCCGACACGACGTCTCGCCCGGCCGAGCTGCCGTCGCAGTACACGCCCGCCGACGTCGAGGCGCGGCTCTACGCACGCTGGACCGAGGCGGACCTGTTCACCGCCGACCCGGGCAGCGGCCGGCCGCCGTACACCATCGTCATCCCGCCGCCGAACGTCACCGGCTCGCTCCATCTCGGGCACGCGTTCCAGCACACACTGATGGACGCCCTCACCCGCCGGCGGCGGATGCAGGGGTACGAGGCGCTGTGGCTGCCCGGCATGGACCACGCCGGCATCGCCACCCAGACGCTCGTCGAGCGGCGGCTCGCCGAGGAGGGCAAGAGCCGGCACGATGTCGGCCGCGAGGCCTTCGTCGAGCGCGTCTGGGAGTGGAAGGAGCAGTACGGCGGCCAGATCCTCGGCCAGATGCGCCGGTTGGGTGACGGCGTCGACTGGTCGCGCGAGCGCTTCACCATGGACGAGGGCCTGTCGCGGGCCGTCCTGACCATGTTCAAGCGGCTGTTCGACGACGACCTCGCCTACCGCGCCGAGCGCATCATCAACTGGTGCCCGCGCTGCCTCACCGCGCTCTCCGACATCGAGGTCGACCACAAGGACGTCGAGGGCGAGCTCGTCTCGCTGCGGTACGGCGACGGCGACGACTCGATCGTGGTCGCGACGACGCGTGCCGAGACGATGCTCGGTGACACCGCGGTCGCGGTGCACCCCGACGACGAGCGGTACAAGCACCTCGTCGGCCGCGAGGTCACGCTGCCGCTGACCGGCCGGCGCATCCCGGTCGTCGCCGACCCGCACGTCGACCCGGAGTTCGGCAGCGGCGCGGTCAAGGTCACCCCCGCCCACGATCCCAACGACTTCGAGATCGGCCGCCGGCACGGGCTGCCGTCGGTCACCGTCCTCGACGAGCGGGGACAGGTGACGGCGCACGGGCCGTTCGAGGGGCTCGACCGGCTCGAGGCGCGGCCCGCCGTCGTGGCGGCGCTGCGCGAGGACGGCCGGGTGGTCGCCGAGCGGCGCCCGTACACCCACGCCGTCGGTCACTGCTCGCGCTGCGACACGGTCGTGGAGCCGCGGCTGTCGCTGCAGTGGTTCGTCCGCGTCGGCCCGCTGGCCAAGGCCGCGGGCGACGCCGTGCGCGACGGGCGGGTCACCATCCATCCGAAGGAGCTGGAGTACCGCTACTTCGACTGGGTCGACAACATGCACGACTGGTGCATCTCGCGCCAGCTGTGGTGGGGGCACCGCATCCCCGTCTGGTACGGGCCGGACGGCGAGGTCGTGTGCGTCGGCCCCGACGACGAGGCGCCCACCGGCGAGGGCTGGCGGCAGGACCCCGACGTGCTCGACACGTGGTTCTCGTCCGGCCTGTGGCCGGTCTCGACGCTCGGCTGGCCCGACGACACCGCCGACCTGCGCCGGTTCTATCCGACCGACGTGCTGCTCACCGGCTACGACATCCTCTTCTTCTGGGTCGCCAGGATGATGATGTTCGGCATCTACGCGATGGCCGACCGCGGGCCCGAGGGCGCCGTGCCGTTCCGCACGATCGCGCTGACCGGGCTGATCCGCGACAAGCACGGCAAGAAGATGAGCAAGTCGCGCGGCAACACCGTCGACCCGCTCGACTGGATGGACACCTACGGGTCCGACGCCCTGCGCTTCACCCTTGCGCGCGGCGCCAACCCCGGGCAGGACGTCCCGATCGGCGAGGAGTGGGTGCAGGGCTCGCGCAACTTCTGCAACAAGCTGTGGAACGCCGCGCGCTTCGCCCTGCTCAACGGTGCCGACGCCGGCGCACCGCTGCCGCCGGTCGAGCGCCGCACCCCGGCGGACCGGTGGATCCTGTCCCGGCTGCACCGCACGCTCGCCCAGGTCGACGACCTGTACGAGGACCTGCAGTTCGCCAAGGTCGCCGACGCGCTGTTCCACTTCACCTGGGACGAGTTCTGCGACTGGTACGTCGAGATCGCCAAGGCGCAGATCGACCGCGGCGACGACGGTGCCGCCGGCACCCGCGCGGTGCTCGGGCACGTGCTCGACCACCTGCTGCGCGCCCTGCACCCGGTCGTCCCGTACGTCACCGAGGAGCTGTGGACCGCGCTCACCGGCCGCGAGACCGTGGTGACCGCGTCGTGGCCGGCGGGCGACGCGACGTTCGCCGACGCGGAGGCGGAGCGCGAGACGTCCGCGCTGATCGACGTCGTCACCGAGATCCGCAGGTTCCGCGCGGAGCAGCGGCTGCGTCCAGGGCAGCGCGTGCCCGCGCGCCTCGACCTCGGCAGCCTGCCGCTGCACGGCAGCGTCGACGTCCTGCGCGCGCTGGCGCGGCTCGACGACGAGGGCGACGACTTCGCGACCACGGCGACCCTCGAGGTGGCCGACGCGACCGTCGCGCTCGACCTGCGCGGGGCGATCGACGTCGGCAAGGAACGCGCGAGGCTGACCCGCGACCTGGATGCCGCGCACAAGTCGAAGGCGCAGGCGGAGGGCAAGCTGGGCAACGCGAGTTTCGTCGAGCGGGCGCCGGCCGAGGTCGTCGAGAAGACGCGAAAGCGCGTCGCCGAGGCGGACGACGACATCGCCCGCCTGCAGGCGCGCCTCGCGGCGCTCCCGGAGGACGGCTCATGA